Within the Streptomyces sp. YIM 121038 genome, the region GGCGGGGGCGCTGCCCGCGTTCTCCACCGTCACCTCGCCGACGGCGCCCGGGGTGCCCCAGTTCAGGGGCCAGGTCAGCGGCCAGGTCAGGCCCGGCTCGCGGCGCGGCAGGCCCACCGTGGCGCGGCGCGCGACGCTCGCGTAGCGCCGGGGGTCCATGGCCTTCCACTGGAGCGTCGCCCTGGCCAGGCGGGTGGCGAGGAACTGTCGGTCGGTGGGCACCACGCGCTGGACGACGCGCGCCCTGACGGCCAGCGTCTCGCCGTGGATCCGCACCGCGAGCCACTGCTCGTCGTCGCGCACGGCGGTGGCGCGGCGCAGCGCAAGGAGCGCGGCGAGGGCCGCTTCGGGGCCGCCGTCCGGGTCCGGCGCCAGCCACACCTGCGCGGTGACCGTGCGCGGCTGCGCCCACTGCGTGCCGGGCCAACCGCCGTGCCCCGCCGGGCGGTTGGCGTCGGACGACTCCAGGCCGGGCAGCTCCTCCCAGCCGGTGAGGCCCTCGGCGGCGATCCAGAAGTCGGTGCCGGGGCCGAGCAGGAGCCGCCCCCACTGCACCTGTCCGTCCGTGGTGATCAGCGCCCCGGGTTCGCCGTCGGCCACCTCTGTGCCGTCGGCCCTCTGTGTGCCGTCGGCGGCGCCCCGGCTGTACCGGCCGTACGTCGGTCGCGCACTCATCCGCTCACCTCACCCCCTGGCCTTCATCAGGAACATCAGCTCCTCGGCGGTCTGCCGGGCGCTGCCGCCGCGGGCCTCGTGGTAGTGCTCGATCACGACGGGGCCGCCGGCGCCCCGGGGCCGGGGTGCGAGCGCGCCCGGCGCCCCCGTGCCCGGCCGCAGGCCCCGGGCGAGCAGCGCGTCCAGCCTGCTCAGCGGCAGCACGGCCTCGGCCTGCCCCGCCTCGCCGAGCACGGCGAGCGTGCCGCCCGCGCGGGGCAGCACGATGCCGCCCCGCGCCAGCGTCGGGATCGTCGGCAGGTTGACGCCGAAGGTCCTGCCGCCGACGCCCGGCACCCAGCCCGGGATGGACACCTTGACCTGGTTGAGTGCCCGGATCGCGTTGTTGACCAGGCCGATCACCGCGTTGATGGGGCCCTTCACGGCCCCGAGCACGCTGGTGAAGACGCCTCTGGTGAACCCGGCGAGGCCGTTCCACGCCCGGTGCAGCCCGTCGCGCACCGCGCGGAACGCGGCCGGGACGCGCTCCCGGAGGAAGTCGAGGGCGGGCCTGATCACGGCGAGGACGGCCCGGATGACGGTCGTGATGATGGTCTTGTAGATCGTGAAGTACGTCTTCACGACGGTCCAGATCACCCTCAGGACCACCTGGAAGGCGACCTTGATGGCGTTCCACGTCGTCTGTACGACCTGTCGGGCCACGCGCATGGTCGTGCCGATGGCCTGGCCGATGACCCGGAACGCCGTCCGCACGATCCGCTGCACGGTCTTGGACTGCATCGCCATGTCGATGAGCTTGGTGATCAGCGGCATGAGGAGCGCCATGACCGCCCCGAAGACGTTCGCCTTCATGGCGGTGTTCAGGCCGCGCTGCGCGCCGGTGACGCCCTGGAGGCCGGACTTCATCCGCCCCATCAGGCCGCCGCCGCGCGTGGCCGACTTCCCCGCGCCGTCCATGGCCCGGTCGGCCCGGCCCGCGCTGCGGGCCGCGGCGTCCGCCTGCGCCTTGACCCCGCGGAAGGACCGGGCGGTGCGGTCGAGGCCGCCCTTGATCCTGCCGACGGCCCGGTCCGCCTGCTCGACGGTGGCCCGCAGCCTGCCGACGCCGGACTCGGCCTGCCCCGCGCCGGTGCGCAGACCGCGGAAGCCGGACGCGGACCGGTTGAGTGCTTGGACGAGGGACATGGGTGCCTGCCTCCTGAGGGGACGTCGGGCGCGTCAGCCGAGGGCGCGGACGAGGCTGTCGATGCGCGCCTCCAACCGGTTGATCTGGGCGGCCGCTTCGGTGAAGCTCCCGGTGTTGGCCAGGGTGGCCCGTTGGGACGGAGGGGTGCCGGTCGTGGCCCTGCGCCCCAGGGCGTCCAGGCGCCGGAGCGCCCTGCCGGCGTCACGGCCCGCCGCGTGAGCGGCGTCGAAGGCACGGCCGACGGCCTTCCGGGTGTCCGTGAGGGACGCCTTGAGGTCCTCGGGGCGCAGTCCGGCGGCGCGGTCCCGCTGCTCCTGGAGGTTCTTCTGGAGGTGCTCGAGGAGGTTGAAGTCGAAGCTGGCCAGCTTGACGCTGCCGGTCACGGCCGCGAACTCCTTCTTCATCGCGGTGACTTCGGTGACCGTGGCGACCGCGTCGACCTTCGCCAGGCCGCGCTCCAGCTTCCAGACGAACGACTGGTGTTCCTTCTCCAGCTTGTTCAGGCGGTCGTCGACGCTCGGCATGGGGTTCTCCGTGGTTCGGTCGGTGGTCTGTCACCCGAAGAAGCGGGCCAGGTCGGCGGGCCCGGGGGTGTCGGCCGCGGGTGCCCCGTCGGGTACGGCCTCGTCCACGCCCGGCCGCGGCACCGGCCGCGGCGGCTCCGGTGGGGCCTCGTCCTCGTCCCGGTTGACGGACGCGAACATCCAGTTCGCGACGGCCAGGTGGTCGACCACGGCGGCGAGCAGCTGGTCGCCCAGGGACCACCCGGCCGCCTCGCCCTCGTGCGCCAGGCGGAACGCGCTGTCCCGCGGCAGGTGCCGCACGAGCACCGCGAGCCGCCGCGACGACAGCTCGCCGCGGTACCAGCCGAGCAGATCCACGCCGTAGTGGCGCAGCAGATCCGCCTCCAGGGCCTCGGCGTGCTCCTCCACGAGCGCGCCGAGGCTCAGCCTTCCCCCACGCTCAGACCGGTCTCCTCCCCGTACGCGTTGAGGACGGCGGCCACGTCCTGCACGCTCAGGTCGTGGTCGGCGAGCCGCTTGTACTGCTCGTCGCCGAGCAGCAGCGCGAGCAGCCCGTCCAGGTCGTCGTCGGCGAGGGAGGCGAGGGCCTGGGCGGCCCGGCGCGGGATCTCCGTGGGCAGCGAGAACGTCTCGCCGTCCACCTCGAACTCCCACTTCAGGCCCAGTGATTCGAGCCGCTGGGCGCGGGCGGCGTTGACGTTGAAGGACATGCGGCTCCTCGGTCTGCTGGGGCGGTGGCGGGCCGGCCGCCGCGGCTACTTCGCGAAGGCGGGGTCGTTCATGACCCAGGTGGCGAGGGCGGCGGTGTTGTCGACGGCCAGGGCCGTGAAGGTGATGCCGAGCTTGACCGACGCGGTGCGGGTGAGCTGGAGCTCCTCGGTCTCGGTGACCTGGCCGCGGGCGATGGTGAAGCGGTACTTGATGACGTCGCCGTCGGAGAACTCCACGCCGAGCATCCGCTCGTCCTTCCTGGGCTCGGCGGCCACCTTGTACGTGTAGAGCTTGGAGCCCTCGGCGGTCTCGGTGACGCCGTCGCCGCCGAAGAAGAACGGCAGGGTGTCCTCGTTCAGCTGGAGCAGCGCGAACTTCACGGTGAGGTCGCGGTCGGAGTACACGAAGCGGGCCGGGCTGACGGACTGCCAGGTGTCCACCGGGTCGATCTTGTCCTTCTTGTTGAAGCGGATGCCGTCGGTGCTGGTGTAGCCCAGGTCCCGCCAGCCCGCCGCCCAGTTGGCGGTCACGTCGGCGGGGATCGCGGTGCCGAGCGGTGCGGTGAGGATGCGTCCCGTACCGGCGACACGGATCTCGTTCGGGTTCATTCCGGGCATGCTGACTCCTTCGGGCTCCTGTGAGCTCCTTCGGGCGGTGGCGCGGGAACGTCAGGCCGGGCGGATCGAGAGCCGGGCGGTGGACAGATAGCGGCTCGCGGCCTGCCGGTGGTAGTCGGGCAGCCAGCGCGGCCCGTCCGCCTCGACCGCGTCGGTGACGTGGGCGCTGCCGTACGTGGTGCCGCGCACGGTGAGCAGCGCCGTACGGGTCGCGGTGGCCACCGCGTGGGCCGTGGGCTTGTCGGGGCCGTAGACCTCCAGGTCGATCAGGGGCTGGTCGAGGTGGAGGTCGTCGACCCAGGCGCCGCCCGCCCGGGAGACGAGCACGGCCTTCTGGGTGCCGTCGAAACCAGGAGGGGTGCGGTTGTCGACGATGACTCCGGTCAGCTCGGGACGACTCTTGAGATGGTCGACGACAAGGCGCTCGACGTCCGGGAACACGATGGGCGGATCACTCACACGCACACTCCTTGCGTGGTCCGGAACGGTCATTGTGACGGGGGAGCGCAGTGGGTGCAATGTGCTGGCACGCGAAGGACGGTGACTGTGCATCGGAATGTGATGCTCCGTCAACTCATGTGTGATGAGAGGTAGTTCGCAAAAGAAGGGGAGAGGTGGGTGTCACTTCCGGGGTGCTCGGGCCGGCGTCCGGATACCAGGCTCCCTCCCCGCCCGCCGGGCTTTCGCGCGAACCCTCCCGGCCGGTCGGCGGCGCGCGCCAGAATGTCCGTACGGCGAGGCGGACAAGAGGTGGACAAGGGGTGGGGGCGGGGTGTGACGGTCTCGGTGAGAGCGCCCTACGCATGGCGCTGCGAGACGTGCGACCGGGAGTGCGACGCCCCCGTGTGGCGCGTGGTCGACGCCCGCGAGCGCGCCGACGTCCTTCAGGGGCCCGGTCCGGGCGTGGCCTGGGTGGACTGTCCGGGCTGCGGGGCGAGGGCGCCCGTCGACGCGCCGCTCCTCGTCCTGCGCCCCGGCGCGACGGCGCCGCTGCTGTACGCGACCTCCCTGACGGAGCTCGGGGGCGGGCCGCCGGAGTTCGCCCTTGTGCTCCTCGAGGAGGCCGCGCGGGCCGGGGCGTTCCGTGACGACGCCTTCGCCGCGCAGGCGCTCCCCGTGCCGCGCGGGCTGCTCCCCCTCGTCCTGACCCGCGACGTCGAGCGGGACCTGCGCGACCCCGAGGCGGCCTGCCGCGACCTGGAGCCGCAGGGCCCGCCGACGGTCGCCCACTACGAGGTCTTCCTGCGCCTGCTCGCCGAGGAACGGGACGAGGCCCGGGTGGCGGAGCTGCTGCGCGCGGTCCTGACGAGCCCGCCGGACGCCCTGGCCGAACTCCTGCGCGCCCACCCGGAGCTGACCGGGGACACGAGGGTGCGGGACGCCGCCCGCGAGGAGCTGCGCGCGGCGGCCGGAACGCCGCTGGAGTCGGTGCTCCAGCGGCGGCAGGACCTGCTCGACGGCCTGTGCGACGACCGCACGCCCACGCACGTGGCGGTCGAGCGCTACTTCGCGTCCCTGAGCCGCTTCGGCGGCGATCTGCGCACCCGGCTGCACGGCCTGTACGACGAGGCCCGCGACACCCCGGGCCCCGAGAGCATCCCCCTGGTCCGCGAGGCCCTGGCGCTCGCGACCGACCTCGGCGAACGCGAGACGGAGGCCGCGCTCGCCACCCTGCTCGGCGAACGCCTGATGGGCGCCGTCCACGCCGGACTCGACGCCGAGCTCTCCGAGGCGTACGAAGCCCTCGAACACGCCCTCGGCATGCTGCCCGAGGGCAGCCTCGCCTGGGTACGGGTCGCGAACAACCTCGCCAGCGCGCACTACGCGCGCGACGACGGCGACCGCCACGAGGTCTGGGAGACCGCCCGCGCCCTGCTGGAGCGCGCGAGCGCACTCGACCGCGCCGAGCACCCCGAGTTCTGGGCGCGGATCCGGACCAACTACGGTCTGCTGCTCGCGGAACGGCCGGGCGGCACCGCCGCCGACCTCACGCTCGGCATCGAGCACATCCGGGCCGGGCTCACCGAGCGGTCCCCCCGGCGCTCCGCGGTGAACTGGGCCTACTCCATGATCAACCTCGGTCTGCTGCTGTCCCGCCGCACCGAGCCGGACGACCTGCCCGAGGCGGAGCGCTGCTACCGCGACGCCCTGCGCCACCTGAGCCCCGACGACGACCCCGTGCTGTGGTCGCAGCTGCAGTGCAACCTCGCCCATCTGCTGCTGACCCGCGACCCCGCCGACGCCGCGGGCGCCCGGGCGGCGGCGACCGCGGCACGCGACCTCTCCGTGACGCGCCCCGGCCTGCTCAACACCAGCCGCATCGACTGGCTCCTCGCCCAGGCCGGGGACCTGCTCGACGGGCCCGGCAGCGCCGCGAACACCCGCCTTCGCCAGGAGGCCCTCGCGGCCGCGCCGCCCACGGTCGCGCCCTCCCTGCACCTCAACATCGCCAGGGAGCTCCTGACCACCCACGCCTCCGCCCAGCGCTGGACCGAGGCCGCCGACGTCGCCTCGGACATGCTGACCGCCGTGAGCGCGCTCTACGACGCCCAGGTCACGGTCGCCAGCCGCCGCGGCGTCCTCGTCCAAGTGGACCGGCTCGCCCGTTGGACGGCCTTCCTGCTGGCGCGGGCGGGCCGCCCCGAGCAGGCCGTGACAGCGCTCGAACGCGGCCTCGCCTGCGAGCTGTCCGTGGTGGCCGGACGCGGAGCCGCCGACCTGGAGGAACTGGAGCGCGTCGACCCCGTCCTGGCCCGCCGCTACCGGCGGGCCCGCGCCCGCTACCGGTCCACGGTCGCGGCGCCCTCACCGATGACCCCCGACGGGGCGGCGCCCGCGAGCCGGGAACAGGCCGCGGCCGAACGCGACCTGCGCGCGGTCGTCCGGGACGTCCAGGCGATCCCGGGCTTCGAGGACTTCCTGCGCACCACCGAACTGCGGGACGTCGTCCGGGCCGCGGGCGGCAGACCCCTGGCGTATCTGGTGAACTCGCCCTGGGGCAGCTACGTCCTCGCGGTCGTCGGCACGCGCCCGACCGTGCGCGCCGTACTCGTGCCGGAGGTCACCAGCATCACCCTGGCCCGTCTCCTGCTCCTGGACCTGGACGACCCGGACGCCGACACCGTGGGCCTGTGGCTGGTGCAGCAGTCCCCCACCTCGACGTACCGGCGGCTGCTCCCGGCGGCCCTGGACCGCCTGACCGCGCTCGAACCGCTCGTACGGCCCCTCGCCGCGCTCCTGACGGAGGACGCCCGGCACGAGGCGGTCCTGGTGCCGACGGGCCTGCTGGGCCTGGTGCCCCTGCACGCCCTGCCGGTGGCGCCGGGGGCGGACGACGTGCTCGACGACGTCGGCACCCTGATCCTGTCGCCGTCCGCCGCCGTCCACGAGGCCTCGCGCTCCCGGGCCGCCCGGCCGCCGCAGTCGCCGCCGCGCCTGGTGGCCATCGCCGACCCCGACGGTTCGCTGCCCGGCAGCCGCAGCGAACTCGCCGGGATCCTCGACCTGTTCGCGGGCCGGTGCGAAGCGGCCCACGCGGTGGGGTCCGAGGCCACCGTGGCCTGGGTGCTCGACCGGCTCGCCACGGCGTCGTATCTGCACCTCAGCTGTCACGGCAGCGCCGGGTTCGACAGCCGGGGCGGATCGCTGGCGCTCGCCGACGGCCACGTGGACATGGACGCCCTCGTGCACCACCAACTGCCCGTGTGCCGCTTGACCGTGGCCAGCGCCTGCCAGTCGGGGCACTACGGCATCATCGAGGCCCCCGACGAGTTCCTCGGCCTCCCGGCCGCCTTCCTCCAGGCGGGCGCGGCCTGCGCGGTCAGCAGCCTGTGGCTGGTGGACGACATGGCCACGGCCGTCCTCATGACGCGCTTCTACGAACTGCTCTCCCAGACCCACGACCCCGTACCGGCCCTGCGCCGCTCGCGCCGGTGGCTGCGCCGACTCACCTGGGACGAGCTCGCGCGGTACACGCAGACGCACCGCCACCTGGCCGCCCTCAGCGACGGGTACGCCACCCGCGCGCGGGCCAGGAGGAAGCGCCCCTTCGACTCTCCCGTCCACTGGGGCGCGTTCACGGCGTGGGGCGTGTGAGCAGGACCCCACCGGGCGCGAAGCAGCGGGTTGCCCCGCGGCGGAACCGTCGGGCGCCCGCCGTCGCTCGGTACGCGGTCACGGAGAAGTCCGGTCCGGGCCCGCGCGGGCCCGGACCGGACTTCGGGTCGCCGAACGACCGGGAGGCTACGGGGGACTAGACGAGGTCGAACCGGTCCAGGTCCGTGACCTTGGCCCACGCCGCGACGAAGTCCTTCACGAACTTCTCCTTGGCGTCGTCGCTCGCGTACACCTCAGCGACCGCGCGCAGCTCGGAGTTCGAGCCGAACACCAGGTCGGCGCGGGTGCCGGTCCACTTGAGGGCGCCGCTCGCGTCACGGGCCTCGAAGGTGTCCTGCGCCTCGGACGTCGACTTCCACGTCGTGTCCAGGTCGAGCAGGTTGACGAAGAAGTCGTTGGTGAGGGTGCCGGGGCGGTCGGTGAGGACGCCGTGCTTCGACCCGCCGTGGTTCGCGCCGAGGACGCGCAGACCGCCGACGAGGACCGTCAGCTCGGGCGCGCTGAGGGTCAGCAGGTTCGCCCTGTCGATGAGCAGGTACTCGGCGGGCA harbors:
- a CDS encoding phage tail protein — its product is MPGMNPNEIRVAGTGRILTAPLGTAIPADVTANWAAGWRDLGYTSTDGIRFNKKDKIDPVDTWQSVSPARFVYSDRDLTVKFALLQLNEDTLPFFFGGDGVTETAEGSKLYTYKVAAEPRKDERMLGVEFSDGDVIKYRFTIARGQVTETEELQLTRTASVKLGITFTALAVDNTAALATWVMNDPAFAK
- a CDS encoding CHAT domain-containing protein, coding for MRAPYAWRCETCDRECDAPVWRVVDARERADVLQGPGPGVAWVDCPGCGARAPVDAPLLVLRPGATAPLLYATSLTELGGGPPEFALVLLEEAARAGAFRDDAFAAQALPVPRGLLPLVLTRDVERDLRDPEAACRDLEPQGPPTVAHYEVFLRLLAEERDEARVAELLRAVLTSPPDALAELLRAHPELTGDTRVRDAAREELRAAAGTPLESVLQRRQDLLDGLCDDRTPTHVAVERYFASLSRFGGDLRTRLHGLYDEARDTPGPESIPLVREALALATDLGERETEAALATLLGERLMGAVHAGLDAELSEAYEALEHALGMLPEGSLAWVRVANNLASAHYARDDGDRHEVWETARALLERASALDRAEHPEFWARIRTNYGLLLAERPGGTAADLTLGIEHIRAGLTERSPRRSAVNWAYSMINLGLLLSRRTEPDDLPEAERCYRDALRHLSPDDDPVLWSQLQCNLAHLLLTRDPADAAGARAAATAARDLSVTRPGLLNTSRIDWLLAQAGDLLDGPGSAANTRLRQEALAAAPPTVAPSLHLNIARELLTTHASAQRWTEAADVASDMLTAVSALYDAQVTVASRRGVLVQVDRLARWTAFLLARAGRPEQAVTALERGLACELSVVAGRGAADLEELERVDPVLARRYRRARARYRSTVAAPSPMTPDGAAPASREQAAAERDLRAVVRDVQAIPGFEDFLRTTELRDVVRAAGGRPLAYLVNSPWGSYVLAVVGTRPTVRAVLVPEVTSITLARLLLLDLDDPDADTVGLWLVQQSPTSTYRRLLPAALDRLTALEPLVRPLAALLTEDARHEAVLVPTGLLGLVPLHALPVAPGADDVLDDVGTLILSPSAAVHEASRSRAARPPQSPPRLVAIADPDGSLPGSRSELAGILDLFAGRCEAAHAVGSEATVAWVLDRLATASYLHLSCHGSAGFDSRGGSLALADGHVDMDALVHHQLPVCRLTVASACQSGHYGIIEAPDEFLGLPAAFLQAGAACAVSSLWLVDDMATAVLMTRFYELLSQTHDPVPALRRSRRWLRRLTWDELARYTQTHRHLAALSDGYATRARARRKRPFDSPVHWGAFTAWGV
- a CDS encoding phage tail domain-containing protein, whose product is MSARPTYGRYSRGAADGTQRADGTEVADGEPGALITTDGQVQWGRLLLGPGTDFWIAAEGLTGWEELPGLESSDANRPAGHGGWPGTQWAQPRTVTAQVWLAPDPDGGPEAALAALLALRRATAVRDDEQWLAVRIHGETLAVRARVVQRVVPTDRQFLATRLARATLQWKAMDPRRYASVARRATVGLPRREPGLTWPLTWPLNWGTPGAVGEVTVENAGSAPAHPLISVAGPCAVPRLAKHDDGTWLEYGLTLSPGDVLEIDTADGTVLLNGTASRRHTATVGSAPEELFTLAPGATRLSFRAESGDADLASATVTWRSAEW